In the Alligator mississippiensis isolate rAllMis1 chromosome 7, rAllMis1, whole genome shotgun sequence genome, one interval contains:
- the LOC102570114 gene encoding small ubiquitin-related modifier 3 isoform X1 produces MAEEKPKEGVKTENDHINLKVAGQDGSVVQFKIKRHTPLSKLMKAYCERQGLSMRQIRFRFDGQPINETDTPAQLEMEDEDTIDVFQQQTGGVC; encoded by the exons GAAGGAGTAAAAACAGAGAATGACCACATCAATCTGAAAGTAGCTGGTCAGGATGGATCAGTGGTCCAGTTCAAAATAAAAAGGCACACACCGCTAAGCAAACTAATGAAGGCTTATTGTGAGAGACAG GGCTTGTCAATGAGAcagattagattcagatttgatGGACAACCGATAAATGAAACGGACACACCTGCACAG CTGGAGATGGAAGATGAAGATACCATCGATGTATTTCAACAACAGACAGGTGGAGTGTGTTAA
- the LOC102570114 gene encoding small ubiquitin-related modifier 3 isoform X2 gives MAEEKPKEGVKTENDHINLKVAGQDGSVVQFKIKRHTPLSKLMKAYCERQLEMEDEDTIDVFQQQTGGVC, from the exons GAAGGAGTAAAAACAGAGAATGACCACATCAATCTGAAAGTAGCTGGTCAGGATGGATCAGTGGTCCAGTTCAAAATAAAAAGGCACACACCGCTAAGCAAACTAATGAAGGCTTATTGTGAGAGACAG CTGGAGATGGAAGATGAAGATACCATCGATGTATTTCAACAACAGACAGGTGGAGTGTGTTAA